The following nucleotide sequence is from Synechococcus sp. CBW1004.
TTGCGCTCACAGGGCATGCGGACACGGCTGCATGGTGGTCGTGAAGACACCGGCAACCTGCTCCTCTACATCGGCCGTCTCTCCGCCGAGAAGCAGATCGAGCGCATCCGGCCGGTGCTTGAGGCCATGCCCCAGGCTCGTCTGGCGCTGGTGGGAGATGGCCCCTATCGCCAGCAGCTGGAGCGTCATTTTGAAGGCACTGCCACCACGTTCGTGGGTTATCTGGCGGGGGAGGAGCTGGCGGCGGCCTATGCCAGTGGCGATGCCTTCCTCTTCCCTTCAAGCACCGAGACCCTGGGGCTGGTGCTGCTCGAGGCCATGGCCGCGGGCTGCCCGGTGGTGGGTGCAAACCGGGGCGGCATCCCGGATATCGTCAGTGACGGAGAGAACGGCTGCCTTTACGACCCGGATGATCCCACCAGCCTGATCCGCGCGGTGGAGCGGCTGCTGGGGGATCCCGCCCGGCGGAGTGAGCTGCGTCAGGCGGCACGCCAGGAAGCGGAGCGCTGGGGTTGGGCCGGCGCCACCGAGCAGCTGCGGGCCTATTACCGGCGGGTGCTGGGTCAGCGCGAACTGCAGCTGGTGGCCTGAAGCTCGATCCGCCTCTTGCTCCGGGTGGTCAGCTGCCCCCCCTGAGTGGTGATCCCGCTGTCCTCGCGCCCCTGCCGGGCCACGTCTGGTGACGATGTGCGATCAGAGTGGTCCGTCACCGTTGCTGTGTGGGTTGGTCGCCGTCGGCGGGCTGCTTGCTGGGCTCAGGGGGTGCCGCTGCTCTTGCCGATGTGGAACCAGGTGCTCATCAGCGCCTTCACCATCGGGGCTGCCACCGTGCCGCCGTATCCCCCCGAGTTCTCGCCGAAGGCCACGATCACCAGATCGGGCCGGCCGGCCGGTGCATAGCCGCCGAACCAGGCGTGGTCCGGGCGGGGCGGATCCTCACCGGTGCCGGTCTTGCCCGCCACCGGTGGCAGCAAGGGATCGTTGAGGAGCGTGGCGGTGCCCTCGGTGACGACCATGCGCAGACCCTCGCGCACCACTCTCACGGTGTCCGGCTTGAGGCCGATCCAGCGGTTGGGTGTGTCCCGCTCCACCAGATGGGGGGTCACCAGCGTGCCGCCGTTGGCCACAGCGGCATAGAGACGTGCCATCTGCAGCGGCGTGACCGTGACCGCGCCCTGGCCGATGGCGGAGGTGATCGTGTCCACCGACGTCCAGGCTTCGCCCAGCACCTTTTTCTTCCAGGCGGGATCTCCCAGCAGTCCGGCCGTCTCCTCTTCCTTCAGCTCAATGCCGGTGAGCTGGCCGTAGCCCAGACGTCTGGCCGTGCGGAACAGCTGATCAGGGCCCATTTTGAGCCCCAGCAGGTAATAAAAGCTGTTGCTGCTGACCGCCAGTGCCTTCTGGAAGCCGATGAACCCGAAGGCGCCGTGATCGCCGTAACACTGGCCGTCGTAGCAGAACTGACCCACGGTCGGCAGGGTCGAGCTGGGGACGAACTGACCGGATTCCAGGCCGGCGATCGTGGTCACCACCTTGAAGGTGCTGGCGGGCGGAAATCCCTGGAAGGCACGGTTGAGCATCGGGGCCACCGGACGGTTCAGGTCGTTCCATTGAGCGGTGGTGGGACCCTCCGAGAAGATGTTCGGATCGAAGTTGGGCCGGCTCGCCAGGGCGCGGATGGCGCCGGTGCGTGGATCCATTGCCACGATCGCCCCCTTCGCGACGCTGCCGAGGGCCCGCTCGGCGGTGCGCTGCAGATCCAGATCGATGGTCAGGCGCAGATCTCTGCCGGCCCGGGCGGGCTTGTCGCCCAGCACCCGCTGCACCTCTCCTGCGGCATTCACCTCCAGCTGCTGGCCGCCCCATTCGCCGCGCAGATGGCTCTCGTAGGCCTTCTCCAGGCCGCTTCGGCCGATCCGATCCTGCAGGCGATAGCCCTTCTCGCGCAGGCGCTCGTATTCCTCCTCGCCGATGCTGCCGGTGTAGCCCAGCAGATGGGAGGCCAGCCTCCCTTCTGGATAGGACCGCAGCACATCGGCAGCCACTTCGACCGCCGGGAAAGTGGAGGCCTGTTCCCGGAACCGCAGCACCTGGGTCTGGCTCAGGGGACCCGCCAGCTTGATCCGGTAGCCCTCGCTGTTCTGCCCCAGCTCGTGATTGCGATCCAGGGTGGCCGCGGGAATTCCGAGGAGGGAGGCGAGCCGGTCCCGCAGCCCTGGCCAGTCGCCGGGGCTCAGCAGGCGGGGCTGCACATAGAGCTTGTAGGTGAGACGGTTGGTGGCCAGGACCCGGCCGTTGCGATCGAGCAGCCGTCCGCGGATGGGATCGCGCGGGATCAGGCGGATGCGATTTTCATCGGCCATCGCCCGGTAGTCGCGGCCATGCAGCAGCTGCAGCCAGGCCAGGCGGCTGACGATGGCACCGCTGAGCAGCAGCAGCACCAGCAGAAGCACCGTCGCCTGTGAGCCGACACCGGTGTGGCGGGTTGAACTGCCGTAGGTGCGCATCAGCCGCTGCGACGCTCCTCGTCGCGCGGGGGTTGTGCCGATGTGAGCAGTCGTTGCTCCAGCAGTGTCAGCCGGGCGGCGATGCGGCTGAGGGCCTGCTGCAGCTCGGCGGGATCCTCAGGCACAGCAGGATCCGACGCGGAAGCGCTGCTCCCTTCCGGCGAGGCGGCTGCCGGCTCTGGAACATCCCGCACTGAAACCTTGACCACAGGATTGCCCAGTCCCGGCTGCAGCCGGTCGAGGTTGTCACGCAGCTGCCGGGCCGCCGGTTCCCCCTCCTGACGCAACCGGGTCAGGGGGTCGCTTTCACCGTCTCCGGTCTCGAAGGCGGCGATCACCTCGCGCGGGCCGCCGCGCCGTGCACGCTCCACCATGGCCAGCCCCAGGGGCAGGACGTCCTGCATCAGCGCGAGGCGCAGGGAATCGAGAGGCTCTCCAGCCATGGGGTGCCGCTCCGGCGTGAATCGGTTCAGTCTGGCGCGGCAGCCCGCTCAGGGAACCGGGCGCTGGATGGCAGGGGCGACGATCTGCTGACGGCAGGAGGACTGGCTGCCCAGCCACCAGCCGCCGGCCGCGGTCAGCACCAGAAGGGCGGTCAGAGGCACAAGGGCCTGGCGGGTGGCTTCGAGGGTCAGCCATTCGCCCCAGTAGCGCAGGGTGCGTTCGCGGTCGAAGCGGCGGCGCTCCTTGAGCTCCTGCTGACGCCGGCGCTGTAGGGCCCGCTCCACCCAGCGTTCGAAGGCCCGCTTCTTGGTGACCGCCATCTTGCGCTCCACCTCAAGCAGGTGGCCGGCGCTGAGGTCGGGGTTGAAGGTGGTGATCAGGTCAAGCGACTTGATGAACATCTCCACCGCGCCGTCCTTGATGGCGCCCTCCTCGTCGCTCAGCAGATCCCAGTCCACCTCGGGGTAGAAACGCAGGCGGTTGCTCTGGATCTGTTCCTCACTGAGCTGGCCCGGCTCTCGCAGCCAGCGATCGGTGTTGGCGTCAAAGCGGCGCCAGTAGAGGAAGGGATTGAGATAGATCGTGCGGCCCGCCAGCACGATGCTGTCCTGCTGCAGGCGACGCTGCAGCTGGGGATCGGAATCGGTGCCCCCGCCAGGCGAACTGGGGGAGGTGCCGACGGCGGGAGGGACGGCGGTCACGGGCCGGAACCGGGGTGCCCGATGGTACCGGCAGGATCCGCGGCAGGCCAGGTCTCAGGGGGACATTCAGCGTCAGGCGTTCACGACAGTTCTGCTGCTGGCGTGGCCCACGACCGGCAGCCCCGGTCGGGGCGGAGGCGGCAGGTTCCCCGCCTGTCCCGGGTGCGGGAAGGTCCGGGGTCGCATCGTGCATGGCTCTGCTCGCTCATCGCATTCAGGGGGCAGTCACTGGCGCCATCAACCCCCTGCCCCGAGCTGCGGCGCCCGCCTGTGCCTATTCCCACTCGATCGTGCCGGGGGGCTTGCTGGTGATGTCGTAGACGACGCGGTTGACGCCGCGCACCTCGTTGACGATCCGGTTGGAGATCAGCTCCAGCAGGTCGTAGGGCAGGCGTGACCAGTCGGCCGTCATGCCGTCCTCCGAGGAGACGCAGCGCAGCACGATCGGATAGGCATAGGTGCGCTTGTCTCCCATCACGCCGACGCTGCGCACCGGCAGCAGCACGGCGAAGGCCTGCCAGATCTCATGGTAGAGACCAGCGTTGCGCACCTCCTCGCGCACGATCAGGTCGGCGTCGCGCAGGATGTCGAGCCTGTCGTCGTTCACCTCGCCGAGGATGCGGATCGCCAGACCCGGGCCTGGGAACGGATGGCGCCCGACGATCTCCTCGGGCAGCCCCAGGGCGCGGCCCACCTTGCGCACCTCATCCTTGAACAGGCGGCGCAGCGGCTCCACGAGCTTGAACTGCAGATCCTTGGGCAGGCCACCGACGTTGTGGTGGCTCTTGATCTTCACCGCCACCCGCTCACCGGTCTTGGGATCGATGTTGGTGCCGGCCGACTCGATCACATCGGGATAGAGCGTGCCCTGCGCCAGGTAGTCGAAGGGGCCGAGGCGCTTGCTCTCCTCTTCGAACACCCGGATGAATTCGGTGCCGATGATCTTGCGCTTCTCCTCCGGATCGGTGATGCCGGCGAGTTTGCTGATGAAGCGTTCGCGGGCATTGATGTACTCGACATTGATGTGAAAGCGCTTGTCGAAGAACTCCACCAGGAACTCGGGCTCGCCCTTGCGCATGAAGCCCTGGTCGATGAACATGCAGGTGAGCTGATCACCGATCGCCTTGTGCAGCAGGAAGGCCAGCGTCGAGGAATCGACGCCGCCTGAGAGCGCCAGCAGCACC
It contains:
- the mrdA gene encoding penicillin-binding protein 2 — encoded protein: MRTYGSSTRHTGVGSQATVLLLVLLLLSGAIVSRLAWLQLLHGRDYRAMADENRIRLIPRDPIRGRLLDRNGRVLATNRLTYKLYVQPRLLSPGDWPGLRDRLASLLGIPAATLDRNHELGQNSEGYRIKLAGPLSQTQVLRFREQASTFPAVEVAADVLRSYPEGRLASHLLGYTGSIGEEEYERLREKGYRLQDRIGRSGLEKAYESHLRGEWGGQQLEVNAAGEVQRVLGDKPARAGRDLRLTIDLDLQRTAERALGSVAKGAIVAMDPRTGAIRALASRPNFDPNIFSEGPTTAQWNDLNRPVAPMLNRAFQGFPPASTFKVVTTIAGLESGQFVPSSTLPTVGQFCYDGQCYGDHGAFGFIGFQKALAVSSNSFYYLLGLKMGPDQLFRTARRLGYGQLTGIELKEEETAGLLGDPAWKKKVLGEAWTSVDTITSAIGQGAVTVTPLQMARLYAAVANGGTLVTPHLVERDTPNRWIGLKPDTVRVVREGLRMVVTEGTATLLNDPLLPPVAGKTGTGEDPPRPDHAWFGGYAPAGRPDLVIVAFGENSGGYGGTVAAPMVKALMSTWFHIGKSSGTP
- the guaA gene encoding glutamine-hydrolyzing GMP synthase, which encodes MSQSDTSPSPSEATGQGRHPAIVILDFGSQYSELIARRVRETEVYSLVMGYTTTAEELRAIAPKGIILSGGPSSVYEDGAPVCDPGIWKLGIPVLGVCYGMQLMVQQLGGAVVAAGRAEYGKAPLHVDDPIDLLTNVDDGSTMWMSHGDSVERLPDGFVRLAHTDNTPEAAVADHTRRLYGVQFHPEVVHSTCGMALIRNFVYHICGCAPDWTTAAFIDEAIADVRAQVGEKRVLLALSGGVDSSTLAFLLHKAIGDQLTCMFIDQGFMRKGEPEFLVEFFDKRFHINVEYINARERFISKLAGITDPEEKRKIIGTEFIRVFEEESKRLGPFDYLAQGTLYPDVIESAGTNIDPKTGERVAVKIKSHHNVGGLPKDLQFKLVEPLRRLFKDEVRKVGRALGLPEEIVGRHPFPGPGLAIRILGEVNDDRLDILRDADLIVREEVRNAGLYHEIWQAFAVLLPVRSVGVMGDKRTYAYPIVLRCVSSEDGMTADWSRLPYDLLELISNRIVNEVRGVNRVVYDITSKPPGTIEWE
- a CDS encoding glycosyltransferase family 1 protein yields the protein MKIAFFTETFLPKVDGIVTRLTKTVQHLVEAGDEVLIFCPEGAPSRYMGAEVVGVPAMPLPLYPELKLALPRPAVSEALERFAPDLVHVVNPAVLGLGGIWLAKTRGLPLVASYHTHLPKYLEHYGMGMLEPLLWELLKAAHNQARLNLCTSTAMVDELAAKGIQHTALWQRGVDTELFRPELRSQGMRTRLHGGREDTGNLLLYIGRLSAEKQIERIRPVLEAMPQARLALVGDGPYRQQLERHFEGTATTFVGYLAGEELAAAYASGDAFLFPSSTETLGLVLLEAMAAGCPVVGANRGGIPDIVSDGENGCLYDPDDPTSLIRAVERLLGDPARRSELRQAARQEAERWGWAGATEQLRAYYRRVLGQRELQLVA